Proteins encoded together in one bacterium window:
- a CDS encoding sugar ABC transporter permease → MGARRALWAYAFLAGPLLFFLAIRILPAASALFISLHRWNIISPEKPFVGLANFREILSDRLFWKAATNTLRYLIAGIPAQLILGLGIALLLRRIVRFRGFFRTLYFIPFVTPIVAAAWVWQWLYTPTFGPLNRLFDTVGLPPQAFLRRPEQALYAIAAMVVWEYIGFQVVIFLAGLDAIPPVFYEAAGVDGANGWELFRHITLPLLNPTLVFSVVYGSIIYLQLFTQVLNMTFGDQGGPLGSTLTVVLYVYIQGFQRFHMGPAAAATVVLFAAILAITLLQMRFFSRQVEY, encoded by the coding sequence ATGGGGGCGCGCCGCGCGCTGTGGGCGTACGCGTTCCTGGCCGGCCCGCTCCTGTTCTTCCTGGCGATCCGGATCCTCCCCGCGGCCTCCGCCCTCTTTATCAGCCTGCACCGGTGGAATATCATCTCGCCCGAGAAGCCGTTCGTCGGGCTGGCCAACTTCCGCGAGATCCTGTCCGATCGGTTGTTCTGGAAGGCGGCCACGAACACGCTCCGGTATCTGATCGCCGGGATCCCCGCCCAACTCATCCTCGGGCTTGGAATCGCCCTGCTGCTCCGCCGGATCGTTCGCTTCCGCGGCTTCTTTCGAACGCTCTATTTCATCCCGTTTGTGACGCCTATCGTCGCGGCGGCCTGGGTGTGGCAGTGGCTGTACACGCCGACCTTCGGCCCCCTCAACCGCCTCTTCGACACCGTGGGCCTCCCCCCGCAGGCCTTTCTGCGCCGGCCCGAGCAGGCGCTGTACGCGATTGCCGCGATGGTGGTGTGGGAGTATATCGGCTTCCAGGTGGTGATCTTCCTCGCCGGGCTGGACGCCATCCCTCCGGTGTTTTATGAGGCCGCGGGCGTGGACGGCGCCAACGGGTGGGAGCTCTTCCGCCATATTACCCTGCCGCTGTTGAATCCGACGCTCGTCTTCTCGGTCGTCTACGGGAGCATCATCTACCTCCAACTGTTCACCCAGGTGCTCAACATGACGTTCGGCGATCAGGGGGGGCCGCTCGGCAGTACCCTGACGGTCGTGCTGTACGTCTACATCCAGGGGTTCCAGCGATTCCACATGGGGCCGGCGGCGGCCGCCACGGTGGTGCTCTTTGCCGCGATCCTCGCGATCACGCTCTTGCAGATGCGGTTCTTTTCGCGGCAGGTAGAGTATTGA